Proteins found in one Drosophila innubila isolate TH190305 chromosome X, UK_Dinn_1.0, whole genome shotgun sequence genomic segment:
- the LOC117783063 gene encoding broad-complex core protein isoforms 1/2/3/4/5 isoform X1, producing the protein MDETQHFCLRWNNYQSSITSAFENLRDDEDFVDVTLACEGRSIKAHRVVLSACSPYFRDLLKSTPCKHPVILLQDVNFMDLHSLVEFIYHGEVNVHQKSLQSFLKTAEVLRVSGLTQQQAEDTHSHLAQIQNLANAGVRTPLNSHPHQGALHDDGGATLFSNRQGGGGGGGGAGSPPPAGPPQLPQHINNHLLKRMAMLHRSSAAVEETSHALKRLRSNADNGLSTNNINSLSNISNINNSNNNSPDLQQLHAPRSASPQLTPADFSTIKHHNNNNTPPLKEEKRNGPTGNGNTGNNSGNANGNGNGNGNNNGNGNGISISEKLGSLTPSPLARGVGVDDVKSEPMELVCSNNNANNPNANDEHSNDSTGEHDANRSSSGDGGKGSLSSGNDDEIGDNLASHHAAQPFIMSPADSKLFPGAAFSFPMSNLDHPALLGLNTQLQQSGELAVSPQGQLTTNATTSTTTTTNNYNINKCNYLSYSEQTNNNNSTTTSTSTTTTTTTTNQTNKTTTTPTPITTAITNASGICGLNLSTFAANCNNNVSSSSSNNNNSSNNNNNNNNNNNGISILSPQQQQQQQQQQQQQQQLQPQQHQQQLTNTVNQTSNGTTTAQQQMFAAVMANMASASASAAASAAASASASTSIVNSANSSLNNNSSMNSTMNSAASGGDDFRCNPCNKNLSSLTRLKRHIQNVHMRPTKEPVCNICKRVYSSLNSLRNHKSIYHRNLKQPKQEPNAPQQNAATNNSYYHQQLNHHNAS; encoded by the exons AGCACACCGTGTAAACATCCCGTCATATTGCTGCAAGATGTCAATTTTATGGATCTGCACTCGCTGGTGGAGTTCATCTATCACGGCGAGGTCAATGTGCATCAGAAGTCGCTGCAATCGTTCTTGAAGACCGCCGAGGTGCTTCGTGTCTCGGGCTTAACACAACAACAGGCCGAGGACACGCACAGC CATTTGGCACAGATTCAGAATTTGGCCAATGCCGGAGTGCGCACTCCGCTCAATTCACATCCGCACCAGGGCGCGTTGCATGATGATGGTGGCGCCACACTCTTCAGCAATCGCCAGGGCGGCGGTGGAGGCGGGGGCGGGGCAGGCTCACCGCCACCAGCTGGACCGCCACAGTTGCCGCAGCACATCAACAACCATCTGCTGAAGCGCATGGCGATGTTGCATCGCAGCAGTGCCGCCGTCGAGGAGACGTCGCATGCTCTCAAGCGTCTGCGCAGCAACGCCGACAACGGTCTCTCcaccaacaacatcaacagcctCAGCAATATCAGCAACatcaataacagcaacaacaacagccccGACTTGCAACAACTTCATGCACCACGCAGCGCTTCACCACAGCTAACGCCGGCCGATTTCAGCACGATCaagcaccacaacaacaacaacacaccgCCACTCAAGGAGGAGAAAC GCAATGGACCCACTGGCAATGGAAACACTGGCAACAACTCtggcaatgccaatggcaacggaaacggaaatggcaataacaatggcaatggcaatggcatcTCCATCAGCGAGAAACTCGGCAGTTTGACACCATCGCCATTGGCACGtggcgtcggcgtcgacgATGTCAAATCGGAGCCAATGGAGCTCGTCTGCtccaacaacaatgccaacaaccCGAACGCCAACGACGAGCACAGCAACGACTCCACAGGCGAGCACGACGCCAATCGCTCCAGCAGCGGAGATGGCGGCAAAGGCTCCTTGAG ctctGGCAATGATGATGAGATCGGTGACAATCTTGCCTCACATCATGCCGCACAGCCGTTCATCATGTCGCCAGCTGACAGCAAATTGTTTCCCGGTGCCGCATTCAGCTTCCCCATGAGCAATCTCGATCATCCAGCCTTGCTTG GTCTCAACACACAATTGCAACAATCTGGTGAATTAGCCGTCTCTCCACAAG GTCAACTGACGACAAATGCTACAActtctacaacaacaacaacaaacaactacaacatcaATAAATGCAACTACCTGTCATACTctgaacaaacaaacaacaacaactcaacaaCAACCTCCACATCaaccactacaacaacaacaacaacaaatcaaacaaataaaacaacaacaactccaactccaataACAACAGCCATTACAAACGCCTCTGGCATCTGTGGGTTAAATCTCTCCACATTCGCAgccaattgcaacaacaatgtgagcagcagcagcagcaacaacaacaacagcagcaacaacaacaacaacaacaataacaacaacaatggcattTCGATACTctcaccacaacaacaacagcaacaacaacaacaacaacaacaacaacagcagctgcaaccgcagcaacatcaacaacaattaacCAACACTGTCAATCAGACATCTAACGGTACAACAaccgcacaacaacaaatgtttgccGCAGTTATGGCCAACATGGCATCGGCTTCAGCTTCGGCTGCAGCTTCGGCTGCCGCTTCGGCTTCGGCATCCACGAGCATTGTGAACAGCGCCAACAGTTCGTTAAATAACAATTCATCGATGAATTCAACGATGAATTCAGCAGCCAGTGGCGGCGATGATTTCCGTTGCAATCCATGCAACAAGAATTTAAGTTCCCTAACGCGTCTTAAGCGTCACATACAAAATGTCCACATGCGTCCCACAAAGGAACCAGTGTGCAACATTTGTAAACGTGTCTACAGCTCGTTGAACAGCTTGAGAAATCACAAGAGCATCTATCATCGCAATTTAAAGCAACCGAAACAGGAACCGAATGCACCACAGCAGAATGCCGCCACTAATAATAGCTACTACCATCAGCAATTGAATCATCACAATGCCTCATAG
- the LOC117783063 gene encoding broad-complex core protein isoforms 1/2/3/4/5 isoform X2, which translates to MDETQHFCLRWNNYQSSITSAFENLRDDEDFVDVTLACEGRSIKAHRVVLSACSPYFRDLLKSTPCKHPVILLQDVNFMDLHSLVEFIYHGEVNVHQKSLQSFLKTAEVLRVSGLTQQQAEDTHSHLAQIQNLANAGVRTPLNSHPHQGALHDDGGATLFSNRQGGGGGGGGAGSPPPAGPPQLPQHINNHLLKRMAMLHRSSAAVEETSHALKRLRSNADNGLSTNNINSLSNISNINNSNNNSPDLQQLHAPRSASPQLTPADFSTIKHHNNNNTPPLKEEKRNGPTGNGNTGNNSGNANGNGNGNGNNNGNGNGISISEKLGSLTPSPLARGVGVDDVKSEPMELVCSNNNANNPNANDEHSNDSTGEHDANRSSSGDGGKGSLSSGNDDEIGDNLASHHAAQPFIMSPADSKLFPGAAFSFPMSNLDHPALLGLNTQLQQSGELAVSPQAITNASGICGLNLSTFAANCNNNVSSSSSNNNNSSNNNNNNNNNNNGISILSPQQQQQQQQQQQQQQQLQPQQHQQQLTNTVNQTSNGTTTAQQQMFAAVMANMASASASAAASAAASASASTSIVNSANSSLNNNSSMNSTMNSAASGGDDFRCNPCNKNLSSLTRLKRHIQNVHMRPTKEPVCNICKRVYSSLNSLRNHKSIYHRNLKQPKQEPNAPQQNAATNNSYYHQQLNHHNAS; encoded by the exons AGCACACCGTGTAAACATCCCGTCATATTGCTGCAAGATGTCAATTTTATGGATCTGCACTCGCTGGTGGAGTTCATCTATCACGGCGAGGTCAATGTGCATCAGAAGTCGCTGCAATCGTTCTTGAAGACCGCCGAGGTGCTTCGTGTCTCGGGCTTAACACAACAACAGGCCGAGGACACGCACAGC CATTTGGCACAGATTCAGAATTTGGCCAATGCCGGAGTGCGCACTCCGCTCAATTCACATCCGCACCAGGGCGCGTTGCATGATGATGGTGGCGCCACACTCTTCAGCAATCGCCAGGGCGGCGGTGGAGGCGGGGGCGGGGCAGGCTCACCGCCACCAGCTGGACCGCCACAGTTGCCGCAGCACATCAACAACCATCTGCTGAAGCGCATGGCGATGTTGCATCGCAGCAGTGCCGCCGTCGAGGAGACGTCGCATGCTCTCAAGCGTCTGCGCAGCAACGCCGACAACGGTCTCTCcaccaacaacatcaacagcctCAGCAATATCAGCAACatcaataacagcaacaacaacagccccGACTTGCAACAACTTCATGCACCACGCAGCGCTTCACCACAGCTAACGCCGGCCGATTTCAGCACGATCaagcaccacaacaacaacaacacaccgCCACTCAAGGAGGAGAAAC GCAATGGACCCACTGGCAATGGAAACACTGGCAACAACTCtggcaatgccaatggcaacggaaacggaaatggcaataacaatggcaatggcaatggcatcTCCATCAGCGAGAAACTCGGCAGTTTGACACCATCGCCATTGGCACGtggcgtcggcgtcgacgATGTCAAATCGGAGCCAATGGAGCTCGTCTGCtccaacaacaatgccaacaaccCGAACGCCAACGACGAGCACAGCAACGACTCCACAGGCGAGCACGACGCCAATCGCTCCAGCAGCGGAGATGGCGGCAAAGGCTCCTTGAG ctctGGCAATGATGATGAGATCGGTGACAATCTTGCCTCACATCATGCCGCACAGCCGTTCATCATGTCGCCAGCTGACAGCAAATTGTTTCCCGGTGCCGCATTCAGCTTCCCCATGAGCAATCTCGATCATCCAGCCTTGCTTG GTCTCAACACACAATTGCAACAATCTGGTGAATTAGCCGTCTCTCCACAAG CCATTACAAACGCCTCTGGCATCTGTGGGTTAAATCTCTCCACATTCGCAgccaattgcaacaacaatgtgagcagcagcagcagcaacaacaacaacagcagcaacaacaacaacaacaacaataacaacaacaatggcattTCGATACTctcaccacaacaacaacagcaacaacaacaacaacaacaacaacaacagcagctgcaaccgcagcaacatcaacaacaattaacCAACACTGTCAATCAGACATCTAACGGTACAACAaccgcacaacaacaaatgtttgccGCAGTTATGGCCAACATGGCATCGGCTTCAGCTTCGGCTGCAGCTTCGGCTGCCGCTTCGGCTTCGGCATCCACGAGCATTGTGAACAGCGCCAACAGTTCGTTAAATAACAATTCATCGATGAATTCAACGATGAATTCAGCAGCCAGTGGCGGCGATGATTTCCGTTGCAATCCATGCAACAAGAATTTAAGTTCCCTAACGCGTCTTAAGCGTCACATACAAAATGTCCACATGCGTCCCACAAAGGAACCAGTGTGCAACATTTGTAAACGTGTCTACAGCTCGTTGAACAGCTTGAGAAATCACAAGAGCATCTATCATCGCAATTTAAAGCAACCGAAACAGGAACCGAATGCACCACAGCAGAATGCCGCCACTAATAATAGCTACTACCATCAGCAATTGAATCATCACAATGCCTCATAG